The DNA segment GTGCTGTCACGCTACTTACCCTTCGTTCCAAAAGatcgaatttttcatcCATAGCATTAAGTCTTACATCCATAGCATCAAATCTTTCATCCATACCGTTAAACCTTGCATCTATAGCATTAAACTTATAGTTCAAGAAGGATACCAAGCGATTCAATCTCTCATCCCCTAAATCTGGTGGTATAGCTTCCAGCGGCATGTCTTCATCGTCTGGTGCAAGATAATTTGATAAGCGTGTTACTCTTTGATCAGTCATCTGTATATCTCTTTCTATTTTCCTAACCTTGGGTGGAGGTCCAAATTCCTTTTCGTGATATCCGTCTTTAACCTGTTCAAAGAACCGTTTGGCCACCTTCACTTCTGTTGGAACTCCCTCTTCTTAGACTTGCAGTAATACGCATTTGCACCGTACACGCCCTCCTTTGTGTACCAATTATCAACTCCTTGAAGATCCAACTCCTCTGGTACAGTTAGAGAAATATCGTTA comes from the Debaryomyces hansenii CBS767 chromosome B complete sequence genome and includes:
- a CDS encoding DEHA2B04290p (no similarity), whose amino-acid sequence is MIHLNNTTHHGDLHSNNDISLTVPEELDLQGVDNWYTKEGVYGANAYYCKSKKREFQQK